In the genome of Pseudanabaena mucicola str. Chao 1806, the window CGAACAGTAAATAAGCGCAGGGAATGAAGTAGAGTGCCAGCATTGTCGCGCCAAATACTCCACCCGCAATGACCACTGAGAGGGGTGGCCAGAATCCGCCTCCTGAAAGAATCAAGGGTAAAAAACCTGCCATCGTCGTGAAGGTAGTAGTGAGAACATGGCGAGTGGTGTGGAGAATTACATCAATCATTGCTTGGCGATCGCCTGTTTGTGCTTTGAGATCGGTTTTGAGCGCAGTCAGCACGGTAATAGAATCATTCACCGCTACACCGACTAGTCCAACAGTGCCAATGATCGGGTTGAAGCCGAAGGGATAGTTAAATAGCCAGAGGGATAAGCCGCCTAATCCCACCGAAAGAATTGCCACAATCCCGATAAATCCCGCTAAGGCAAAGGAATCCATCGACAAAATTAAAGTAATCACAAGGGCGAGCCCTAAAACGATGCCATAACCTAGTAGTCCGCCTGTGGCGCTAGTTCGTTCGGCTTCTTCGCCACCAAATTCTAAAGTATAGCCCTGTGGCAATTGGAACTGTTTAGCTAAGATAGGACGAAACTCAGCTAGAGCTTGGCTAGGGAGAGTCCCCGCCGTGAGGTAGCCTTCGACGGTACTGACTCGCCGCCCATTTTTACGGGTGATCGCCGCATTTTTGGCTTCGAGGGTGAGGGTGCTGATCGACTCTAGGGGAATATAGCCATTGCGATCGCTGGGCAAAATACTGGTCGATTGCAGTTGATTGAGGTCAGCCCGTTCGCGATCACTAAATCTGACGCGCACAGGAATTTCTTCCGTATCTTCGAGAATTGTGCCGCCGCGAATGCCCTCGGTGGCACTGTTTAACTGTTGAGCGATGTCGCGGCGACTCAGACCCCGCGATCGCGCTTCTGGCTCATCAATTTGTAAAGCAAGTTGGGGAAAGCGATCGGTCAGACGAGTTCGCACATGGGTAATTGATGGTAGCTGCACCAATAGCGATCGCAATTGCTCACTAATATTTTGTAAAATATCAACATCATTGCCATAAACCTGCAATTCAATCGGGGCTTCAAAGGGCGGACCTTGCTCAAATTGACGCACCAATACCCGCGCCGCAGGAAAGGCGGCATTCATTTCTATTTGGATATCTTGGATGAGTTTGTTAGGAGCAACGCCTTGAGTTTGTAAGATCGCATTGGCAAAGCTGCTGTCATTCTCGCGATTTGTGATTTGGTTGTAGTAAACCCTAGGAGCGCTCCGCCCTAGCATCCAATGCACTTGCTGAATCTCTGGATGAGTCCGCAACTGCTTTTCCACATCTTGGGTTAGGTTTTGAATTTGGATGATAGAACTGGCGGCGGACATCTCTATCTCTAGGGTAAGCTGTTCGCGATTGGCTGGTGGGAAAAACTGCAAACTGAGGCTGCTCATCAACACAAAGCCGATGCAGGAGGGTATTAGGGTGAGAACGATCGCTCTTTTGGGATGGCTCAGCGCCCAGTTTAGCGATCGCCGATACCATCGAGTTAAGCCTTGATTGGAGAATCCTGTCTGCAACCATTGGCGATTACCGATCGCCTGAAAAATGATGCCACTGCTTGTAAAAGTGCGTTGATGACTCCAGCGATATACAATGGCAGCAATCGCTGGGGTAATCGTCAGGGCAACGACAAGGGAAGCCATAACTGCCAAAATCACATTCAGTCCAATTGTCCCCACAAATTCGCCCACAGCCCCTGGGAGTAATGCGATCGGTGCGAAGGAAAATACGGTGGTTAATGTGCCGCCCCATAGTGGCGCTCGCAAATACTGTACTGTATCTAAAATTGCTTCTTCAAGGGGCATTCCTTGCTTGATTCGCATATTCATTTCATCGACTAAAATAATCGCATTGTCAATGAGAATGCCCAAAGCGACAATTAGCCCCGTCACAGACATTTGGTGTAAGGGAATGCCCAAAATACCCATGCCAATTAAGGCGATCGCCACACAAAGGGGCAGAGTAATTTGCACCACGATCGCCTGTTGCCAACCCATCATCAAGATACAGATTAAAAATAGAATCAGCGCACCCGATAGCAGATTACTAATTAAATTATTTAATCGTGCTGTCACATAGCTACTTTGATCGAAGACAACTTCTAAACTAAGCCCCTTTGGTAAATCCGCTTGAAATTCTCTAAGCACTTTTTGAGCATCGACTGACCAGTGATCAAGTCTATATTGTGGCTGTACATAGACTCCAATCATGATCGCAGGTTTGCCTTTAGCGATCGCCAATTCTGTGGGCGGCATAGCAATCCCTTTGCTGACAGTGGCAATGTCACCCAATAGACGAAAATCACGATTAGATTGGCAGGAGGGACATCGGATTGGAATCTGTTGCAGACGGCTCAATGTATCCAGTTCACCCTTAACTTCATACAGCAAATTATTCTCACCCCGAAACTGTCCTGCTGAGGTTTTGGCATCGCTTTGTTGGATTTGGTTAGCGAGTTCAGCAGGGGTAATTCCCAAACTAGCGAGATTATTGGTATTCACTTCTACAGCAATCTCTTCATTGGGCGCACCAAAGATTCTTGTTTCATCGGTTCCCGATATCGCCTTGAGCGAAGTTTCTAACATTTCGGCTCTACGCCGCAAAATTGCATAGTTGGGCGGACTATCCTGCTCCCAATTAATAGAAGTTAACAATGCGTAGCCACGCACTTCACCCTCATCTAGTTCTGGTTCCGTTGCTTCGACGGGGAGAGTGGCGCGAACATCACGCAATTTATCGCGCACTCGCGACCAAACCAAAGGTACTTGACTTCTACTAACGTTATCTAAAAGCTGTACAGAAATCGTCGATACTCCTGTCCTTGAGGTTGATTCATAGGTCTGAATTTCAGAGATTTCGGCAATCTTCTCTTCGATGGGATCGGTGACCAAGGTTTCGGTGCGCTCAGCAGTTCCACCTGGGAGGAAAGTGGTAATCAGCGCGAAACGTGATGTCAGTTCAGGATCTTCTAATCGCGGTAAAGATTCATAGTTGACGGTTCCCCAAGCAACGATCAAGAAGATGACCAAAGCCAATAGGCGAAGGTTGCGAAAGAATAGTTGTGCCATTAGTTCATCTGCTAGAGGTTTACTTGTTATTTAGTTACCGTTTGCCCATTGACTAAGCGCTGTGTACCGCTGCTGACAACTTCTTCATTTGCAGAGATAGTACCTCTCACGAGAACGCGATCGCCTTCTGTATGCAGAACTTCCACATCGCGCTTTTCGACGCGATAGGCATCCCCATCACGGGCGATCACAAAGCATGACCACAACCCACGCTCACCCCTAGAGAGCGCCGTAGTCGGCAGCCAAAAGCCTTGTATTTGCTCAGTTTGTGATACTTTCAGTCGTGCGATTTCGCCCGATTTCGGCATTGCTAGATTAGCTATCTTGTTATTTGATTTATTTACCGTTTGACTAGAATTTTGCAATTTCAGAACTACTGTACTAGTTCGGGTTTGCAAATTAGTTTCAGGCTTAATGGCGATTACGATCGCCGTGTAAGCGCGATCGCCAATCTCCACAGTCTGATTACTGCCTACGGTCAAGGTTGAGACGACTGAAAAAGGTACACCGATTTCTAGCTCTGGATTTGCCGATTCCACCAACCGTACGATCGCTTGTCCAGCCTGCGCGACGCTGCCTTCATCAAGATTGCGCTCACCGATGACACCTCGGAAGGGAGCCGTTAAATTACTCTTGGCGATGGTGATTTCTAAATCTAGAATGCTAGCTTCGATCTGAGCAACTGCCGCTGCTTGAGCATTGATTTGCTCAATTCTCGCGCCATTTTGGACTTCTTCTAGTTGACTTTGCGCCGCCGCTAAGCGATCGGACAAGGCATCACGATTAAAGGCAACCTCTTCAAATTGTTCTTTACTGACTGCCCCTTCTTTATATAGCGATTCTCTTCGCTGGCTGCGAGTATTGGCTAGGCGCAACTGATTTTCTAAATCAGAAACCTGCGATCGCGCCGATGCAATTACTTCCCGTCGCGATCCATTCTGCAATTCCTGTAACTGTGCTAAGGCTCGTAACCTCTGCGCCTCCAACTGCGATAATTGCGCCTGTAGATTTTGCGTATCTAATCTGGCAATTACGGCTCCTGCTTCTACAACCTGTCCGCGATCGTAGAGAACTTCAATTACTTTGCCAGCACGCTCAAACCCCAGATCAGTGCGCCTTGTTGCCACAACTTCGCCTGTGTAATAGCGAGTGATGTTGTAAGAGTTTACAGGCGTGAGACTAATGACAGATACCGTCAGAGGTTTTGTAATTGCTAGCTGCTCTGGGAGCGCAAAACGTTGATAAAGAATAACTCCTGTACCTACTACAACCAAACCGCTCGCAACAATACCAATCCAATAGTTGCGCTGCAAACCGATGCTGCTGATTTTCTCTGTATTCATAATTTGCTGTGTGTAATTTGCTCTGCGGCAGTTGTGAGGGATAATTTGCTAAAACATCCCTAAAACTCAACGTGATTATTGATGTAATTTTTAACGTGATTAAGAACGTGATTAAGTGCCAAAACCAGACAGCCTTATAAAACTAAATTTATAAAGCTAGTTTTATACAACAAGTTGTATATGTCAAGTAAAATTAAATACAAATTCAAGCAAAAGTCAAACCAAACTCAAACCTATGACCCTATCCCATGCGATCGCCACAATCTTGCTCCAATCACCTCATACTGGTTATGATGTCGGCAAAGAATTTGATGAAAAAGTAAGTTGCTACTGGCAAGCCACATCGCAGCAGATTTATCGCGAACTAGCGAAAATGCAGGAAAAAGGTCTGGTCGAAGTTGAAAATGTACCGCAGTTAAATCGACCTGATAAAAAGCTCTATTCCTTAACTGAGTCAGGTAAACAAGAATTAATGGCATGGATTACTGAACCATCAGAGCCAACAGCAATTCGAGAGAGCTTACTGGTCAAAGTCAGGGCTGGATATATTATGCCTGATGAGATTTTAATCGAAGAAATCAAGCGCCGCAAAAAGCTCCATCAACAAAAATTAGCCCATTATCACTCGGTAGAAGCAGAAATTAATATCGCAGAGTTAACTTGTCCTCAACGTCATATGTATCTCACCCTCCGTTGTGGTATTCGTTACGAAACATCGTGGATTGAATGGTGTGATGAGGCGATCGAGCAATTACAGCAAGAATAAGAAAGACTCAATTTGTTCAGTTGTTACTTGACTCCTTAGACTGTCAAGCAAAGTGTGTAAAGTCTAGAAGCTAGAGATGGAGCCGATCCTCGAAGAGGATCGCAAATCGATTGAGAGCAGGTTTCCAATCGCGAATGGGCATAGTCCATTTCTTAGAAATATTCCGTATAGCCAAGTAAACTAGCTTGAAAGCAGCCTCATCGGTCGGAAAAATCTGCTGAGACTTAATCACCTTCCGCAAACTGCTATTCAATGCACAACTGCACCTGCGTTTCAGGAAATACCGTTTCGATAGCATTGGGAAAACCAGTCAAACCGTCAACGCAAGCAATCAAAATATCTTTGACCCCACGGTTACGAATTTCGGTGAGTACCGATAACCAGAATTTTGCACCCTCATTCGGTGAAATCCACATACCCAATAATTCCTTGTATCCGTCCATATTCACCGCCAAGGCAAAGTACAGGGACTTGTTAATCACCCTGCCATTGTCTCGCACTTTGATGACTAGACAGTCCAGAAATACAATCGGATAAACCGCATCAAGGGGACGGTTTTGCCATTGTTTCACCTCATCAATTACGGCATCGGTAACATTGGAAATGAGGGCTGGTGATACCTCGACACCATACATTTCTTGCAACTGGGACTGGATATCCCTGACACTCATACCTCTGGCATATAGGGCAATGATCTTCTCGTCTAGTCCTGACAAGCGGCTTTGCCCTTTCTTTACCAGATGGGGTTCAAACTCTCCGTTGCGATCGCGTGGTACTGCAATTTCGGCTATACCAAAGTCGCCTTGGACTTTTTTCTGGCTATAGCCGTTGCGACTGTTGCTTTGTCCTTCTGGTCTGGATTCGTGCTTCTTGTACCCTAGATGCGTTGATAATTCTGCTTCTAATGCTCGTTCCACCAGTGCGGTGGTTAGTTGTTTCAGGATTCCTCCTTCTCCGAATAGGTCGGGTGGTGTTTTACATTCTTGCAGCAATTCGTCTAGCAATTCTTTGCGGATATTCATCGGTTTTATTGTTGGTAATTGTGTGTCTTGATCATCTCTCTATATATATCCCAGACTTTACACACTTTAATTTACACTCTCGACCTCAAGGCTATTTATAGTGCGACCACTGAATCGGAGGCTGAGTTTAACCTTGAGTTGTTTGCTGAGAAATGGGACAAGCAATATCCGTCGATCTCCAAGTCTTGGCGCAGTCATTGGGCGCATATTATCCCATTCTTTGCTTTTCTGTCCGAGATTCGCAGAGCAATTTACACCACCAATGCGATTGAGTCGATGAATAGCAGTTTGCGGAAAGTGATTAAATCTCAACAGATTTTTCCATCTGATGAGGCTGCTTTCAAATTGGTCTATTTGGCGATGCGGAATATTTCTAAGAAGTGGACGAGGCTCGATTCGTGATTGCAAACCTGCACTTAATCGCTTTGCTATCCTCTTCGAGGATCGTCTCCTCATCTAGCTTCTAGACTTTGCACATTTTACTTGACAGTCTCTGAAAATTGTATTAGCGCTGATCGCATCCCTTGTAACAATTGGTGCATTTGCAGGCAGCGCGATCGCTGATGTGTCTATTAGTATCAGATTTGGCTCAAGTCCAAGCCATAGTTCCTATCGATCTAATTTCCATCGGTTATCCCCAATCGTTCCCGCCTACTCTAACAATCACGAACATCGTCACCATAACAATAATTCTCCAGTTATTGTTCGTAAGGTCTATCCAACCTCTCCTTACTATAGCAACTGGAACTACATTGTCCCTTCAACGATAATCCGTCGCTCTAACTTCTATGAGCATCGTTACAATAACTATGGCGATCACTACATTATTCAAAGAAGTTTTATTCGCACCAGATAAACAAAGAGCCTGCATTTGCAGGCTCTTTTAAATGAAGGGCGGGATAGCTTTGCGCTACCTCATATCATTTGATTGATCAAGTGGGCTGTTTAATATTTTCTTCACCTTTAGTGATCGTGATTGACTCAATGCGGTCACCCACTTGAATTTTTTCGACTAGATCCATACCTTCGGTCACATATCCAAAGACTGCATAGGAACCATCAAGAAAATAAATATCATCAAGGGCAATATAAAACTGGCTCGAAGCAGAGTTAGGAAACTGAGAGCGAGCCATTGCGATCGCTCCTTTGTTATGACGTAATTTAGGCTTTAGTGTGGGCGGCAAAATTTCGCCATATACAGGTTGTTTAGAACTCTCTGGCAAAATTTCAAGCGGAATATATCTGGGCTGAGATGTCACAGGATCAATAAAGTTACCAGTACCATTGCCAAGGGGATCGCCGCCTTGAGCGACAAAGGGTGTAGGTTCTTTGACCACACGATGAAAGTTTAAACCATTGTAGAGACCACGTTTCACCAAATCTGCAAAGTTACCTGCGGTCACAGGAGCGTTATTTCCGTCAAGGTCGATCTTGACAATTCCCGATTTTAGTTTTAGCTCTACTGTTGCTGTACCTTTTAGCTGTACAAACTTTGCAAGTGCGGAGTCTTGAGGATTTGGTGTGTTTGTAGCTTCAGCAACTTTAGTAGGTGATGATTTTACTGATGTAGAAGTTGTGGATGCAGTTGGAGATGCACTTGCGGTGACATTACTGCTGTTACTGCAACTCGTCAGCAAAAGGCTGATTGCTAAAAAAGAACTGAGAATCCAACGTAACATTTTTATTCCTTGATAATTTCAGTATCAATATAGCAGTCCAAAATCGTTAATCGTTAATCGTTAATCGTTTGTTGATTTTGTTGTTTTGGAAGAACCCCTCGAAGGTGGGCACTGCCAAAAAATATCAAAGATGAAAAACAAGTGGTTTAAACTCTTGCCTATTTAAAAGCAAAAGGTTCATAGCAATAGGAGTCTTTTGCTTTATGGTAGTGCTGCAAAGTAATTTTTTTAGTAATTGAGTTGCGGGCGCGAAGCGCCCGCAACTCAATTACATTGCATGACTACCAGCTTTATAAACCTTCAAGAGGTACTGCTAAAAACTTAGCAATCTCGGCAGCGCGATCCTCAAGTACACTCAAAGCAATTGGCTGACCAACTTCTGACAGAGGTAGATCACCTTTGCCCTTGACTCGCAAATATAATGCTCGTTTGGGGTTCAATCCTTCACGAATTTCTACACGTACTGCTTGGACATCGGAAATCTTGTAGGTCAATTCAAGATTTTTACTTTGGCTACGTCCACGCCGAAAAATAGTTACTTTGCCACTATTGCGATCGAACTCGTTATAACCACTACCGTAATCCACAGCAATAACGTATAGCAAATATATTTCTAGTAAAGTACCAGCAACACCATAAAAGGAAAGGGCTAATCCTTGAGGCACAAAGTTGAGACTTAAAGGCTCAGTAAATGGTAACAAGTTAATTTTTAGGAAACTAGATAGCCCTGCTAGCAAGAAGCCTAACGCACCTATGGCAACAATAACCGCAAAGCCATAGTTACTAAAGCGTCGTGACCCAACAATGTCATATCGCAGAACATTGGATTGAGATTTTGTGGTTACCATCGGTTGAAATAATGTTATGTGAAGAAAAATACTATATGCCGAGAAATAGTATATAGCGGCTTGCAGCTTCTCGCCAAATATCCTCCAATTTCTAAGCTATGATGCAAAGGGTTTGCTAAGAAATAATTCGCAGAGTATCTTACATACACAAGCCACTCAAGGCTGACATCCCCATTAACTGTTACTTGTTGTTACTTAATACTTCTCAATTAATCGTGAAAAAAACTCTCAACTATTCCCTCAAGCATAGTGTTCTAGGCGCGATCGCTGTTAGCTGTATTTCAGTCTTAGCAGCTTGCCAGCAACCAAATGCTCCCACTGAAACTGCGACCTCTCCAGCACCATCTGCTAAACCGACTGCTACTGCTTCGGCATCTCCCAATGCTTCAGCATCTCCTACCCCAGCAAAACCCACGGAATCCCCCTCTGACAAGACTGCTACAACTGCGCCTAGCCTTGATAAAGTTGCTGGAGAATATAAAGTTGTTTTAGATCCTAAGGTTTTAGCTGAAGCTGAAAAAGAAGGAGTTAAGTCTGTTACTGGTAAGTGGACAATTAAATCAGAAGGCAGTTTTGAAGCAACATTAAAAGCTGTCTCTACTAAAGATGAAGTTCAAGAGATTAAGACTGCTGGCAAGATTTCGATCAAGGA includes:
- a CDS encoding peptidylprolyl isomerase yields the protein MLRWILSSFLAISLLLTSCSNSSNVTASASPTASTTSTSVKSSPTKVAEATNTPNPQDSALAKFVQLKGTATVELKLKSGIVKIDLDGNNAPVTAGNFADLVKRGLYNGLNFHRVVKEPTPFVAQGGDPLGNGTGNFIDPVTSQPRYIPLEILPESSKQPVYGEILPPTLKPKLRHNKGAIAMARSQFPNSASSQFYIALDDIYFLDGSYAVFGYVTEGMDLVEKIQVGDRIESITITKGEENIKQPT
- a CDS encoding efflux RND transporter permease subunit: MAQLFFRNLRLLALVIFLIVAWGTVNYESLPRLEDPELTSRFALITTFLPGGTAERTETLVTDPIEEKIAEISEIQTYESTSRTGVSTISVQLLDNVSRSQVPLVWSRVRDKLRDVRATLPVEATEPELDEGEVRGYALLTSINWEQDSPPNYAILRRRAEMLETSLKAISGTDETRIFGAPNEEIAVEVNTNNLASLGITPAELANQIQQSDAKTSAGQFRGENNLLYEVKGELDTLSRLQQIPIRCPSCQSNRDFRLLGDIATVSKGIAMPPTELAIAKGKPAIMIGVYVQPQYRLDHWSVDAQKVLREFQADLPKGLSLEVVFDQSSYVTARLNNLISNLLSGALILFLICILMMGWQQAIVVQITLPLCVAIALIGMGILGIPLHQMSVTGLIVALGILIDNAIILVDEMNMRIKQGMPLEEAILDTVQYLRAPLWGGTLTTVFSFAPIALLPGAVGEFVGTIGLNVILAVMASLVVALTITPAIAAIVYRWSHQRTFTSSGIIFQAIGNRQWLQTGFSNQGLTRWYRRSLNWALSHPKRAIVLTLIPSCIGFVLMSSLSLQFFPPANREQLTLEIEMSAASSIIQIQNLTQDVEKQLRTHPEIQQVHWMLGRSAPRVYYNQITNRENDSSFANAILQTQGVAPNKLIQDIQIEMNAAFPAARVLVRQFEQGPPFEAPIELQVYGNDVDILQNISEQLRSLLVQLPSITHVRTRLTDRFPQLALQIDEPEARSRGLSRRDIAQQLNSATEGIRGGTILEDTEEIPVRVRFSDRERADLNQLQSTSILPSDRNGYIPLESISTLTLEAKNAAITRKNGRRVSTVEGYLTAGTLPSQALAEFRPILAKQFQLPQGYTLEFGGEEAERTSATGGLLGYGIVLGLALVITLILSMDSFALAGFIGIVAILSVGLGGLSLWLFNYPFGFNPIIGTVGLVGVAVNDSITVLTALKTDLKAQTGDRQAMIDVILHTTRHVLTTTFTTMAGFLPLILSGGGFWPPLSVVIAGGVFGATMLALYFIPCAYLLFVNRSKAILKQANHVTSLQ
- a CDS encoding PadR family transcriptional regulator; protein product: MTLSHAIATILLQSPHTGYDVGKEFDEKVSCYWQATSQQIYRELAKMQEKGLVEVENVPQLNRPDKKLYSLTESGKQELMAWITEPSEPTAIRESLLVKVRAGYIMPDEILIEEIKRRKKLHQQKLAHYHSVEAEINIAELTCPQRHMYLTLRCGIRYETSWIEWCDEAIEQLQQE
- a CDS encoding efflux RND transporter periplasmic adaptor subunit gives rise to the protein MNTEKISSIGLQRNYWIGIVASGLVVVGTGVILYQRFALPEQLAITKPLTVSVISLTPVNSYNITRYYTGEVVATRRTDLGFERAGKVIEVLYDRGQVVEAGAVIARLDTQNLQAQLSQLEAQRLRALAQLQELQNGSRREVIASARSQVSDLENQLRLANTRSQRRESLYKEGAVSKEQFEEVAFNRDALSDRLAAAQSQLEEVQNGARIEQINAQAAAVAQIEASILDLEITIAKSNLTAPFRGVIGERNLDEGSVAQAGQAIVRLVESANPELEIGVPFSVVSTLTVGSNQTVEIGDRAYTAIVIAIKPETNLQTRTSTVVLKLQNSSQTVNKSNNKIANLAMPKSGEIARLKVSQTEQIQGFWLPTTALSRGERGLWSCFVIARDGDAYRVEKRDVEVLHTEGDRVLVRGTISANEEVVSSGTQRLVNGQTVTK
- a CDS encoding photosystem I assembly protein Ycf4; this translates as MVTTKSQSNVLRYDIVGSRRFSNYGFAVIVAIGALGFLLAGLSSFLKINLLPFTEPLSLNFVPQGLALSFYGVAGTLLEIYLLYVIAVDYGSGYNEFDRNSGKVTIFRRGRSQSKNLELTYKISDVQAVRVEIREGLNPKRALYLRVKGKGDLPLSEVGQPIALSVLEDRAAEIAKFLAVPLEGL